A section of the Streptomyces sp. SCL15-4 genome encodes:
- a CDS encoding histidine phosphatase family protein codes for MAPRILLARHGQTAWSLSGKHTGRTDVPLLEEGRHGAKLLGERLHRAPLDGLADAEIRTSPLSRARETCELAGFGERAERWDTLMEWDYGAYEGMTPAEIQAVRPGWLIWRDGVPRGESVAEVTARADEVVAWARSADRDVLVFAHGHILRSIGARWLGLPLDFAARIRLNPTSLSVLGWAYGEPAIENWNDVGHLSG; via the coding sequence ATGGCACCGCGCATCCTGCTGGCCCGGCACGGACAGACGGCCTGGTCGCTGTCCGGCAAGCACACCGGCAGGACCGATGTGCCGTTGCTGGAGGAGGGCCGGCACGGGGCCAAGCTGCTCGGCGAGCGGCTGCACCGCGCTCCGCTGGACGGGCTGGCGGACGCGGAGATACGCACCAGCCCGCTCTCCCGCGCGCGCGAGACGTGCGAACTCGCCGGGTTCGGCGAGCGGGCCGAGCGCTGGGACACGCTCATGGAGTGGGACTACGGCGCGTACGAGGGCATGACCCCGGCCGAGATCCAGGCGGTCCGGCCGGGCTGGCTGATCTGGCGGGACGGGGTCCCGCGGGGCGAGTCCGTCGCCGAGGTCACCGCGCGCGCGGACGAGGTGGTCGCCTGGGCGCGCTCGGCCGACCGCGACGTGCTGGTCTTCGCCCACGGGCACATCCTGCGCTCGATCGGGGCCCGGTGGCTCGGGCTGCCGCTGGACTTCGCGGCCCGCATCCGTCTGAACCCCACGTCCCTGTCCGTCCTGGGCTGGGCGTACGGCGAGCCGGCCATCGAGAACTGGAACGACGTGGGGCACCTGAGCGGGTGA
- a CDS encoding fused MFS/spermidine synthase, protein MGRSRNTRRRPAAAVEEPVDGGLAQLVPDPDRARAWTLLIDGAPQSHVDLDDPAYLSFEYQRRLGHVIDLAAPPGRPVHAVHLGGGAFTLARYVAATRPRSTQQVVERDASLVRLVRRELPLDASARVRVRAVDAREGLAKVPDGWADLVVADVFSGARTPAHLTSTEFLDEVRRALKPSGLYAANLADGPPLAHLRGQIATAAARFGELALIADAAVLRGKRFGNAILVAADVPLPLAELTRRAASDPHPARVEHGRALTDFTGGAAPVTDEAAVASPAPPPSVFH, encoded by the coding sequence ATGGGCAGGTCCAGGAACACCCGGCGCAGGCCGGCCGCCGCCGTCGAGGAACCGGTCGACGGCGGGCTCGCGCAGCTCGTCCCCGACCCCGATCGCGCCCGGGCCTGGACGCTGCTGATCGACGGGGCACCCCAGTCGCACGTCGACCTGGACGACCCGGCGTACCTCTCCTTCGAGTACCAGCGGCGCCTCGGCCATGTCATCGACCTGGCCGCCCCGCCCGGCAGGCCCGTGCACGCCGTGCACCTCGGCGGCGGCGCCTTCACCCTCGCGAGGTACGTCGCCGCGACCCGGCCCCGCTCCACCCAGCAGGTCGTGGAACGTGACGCGAGCCTGGTCCGGCTGGTCCGCCGCGAACTGCCGCTGGACGCCAGCGCGCGCGTCCGGGTGCGCGCGGTGGACGCCCGGGAGGGCCTGGCCAAGGTGCCGGACGGCTGGGCCGACCTGGTCGTCGCCGACGTGTTCAGCGGCGCCCGCACCCCGGCCCACCTCACCTCCACCGAGTTCCTCGACGAGGTCCGCCGCGCCCTGAAGCCCTCCGGCCTCTACGCGGCCAACCTCGCCGACGGCCCGCCGCTCGCCCATCTGCGCGGCCAGATCGCCACCGCCGCCGCCCGGTTCGGCGAACTCGCGCTGATCGCCGACGCGGCCGTGCTGCGCGGCAAGCGCTTCGGCAACGCGATCCTGGTCGCCGCCGACGTCCCGCTGCCGCTCGCCGAACTCACCCGCCGCGCCGCCTCCGACCCGCACCCGGCCCGGGTCGAACACGGCCGGGCGCTCACCGACTTCACCGGCGGCGCGGCGCCCGTGACGGACGAGGCCGCGGTCGCCTCCCCCGCCCCGCCACCGTCGGTGTTCCACTAG
- a CDS encoding response regulator transcription factor translates to MASVLVVEDDQFVRSALIRQLTDAAHTVRSVGTALEALREVAHFRFDVVVLDLGLPDLDGSEALKMLRGVTDVPVIVATARDDETEIVRLLNAGADDYLTKPFSVEHLCARMAAVLRRARSGGAEVPPSSVLRVGGLTVDPLRRQAGLDGVRLDLTRREFDLLAFLAARPGVVVARRELLAEVWRQSYGDDQTIDVHLSWLRRKLGETAARPRYLHTLRGVGVKLEPPASHPSSGGGPR, encoded by the coding sequence ATGGCAAGTGTGCTCGTGGTCGAGGACGACCAGTTCGTACGCTCGGCGCTCATCCGGCAGTTGACCGACGCCGCCCACACGGTGCGCAGCGTCGGCACGGCACTGGAGGCGCTGCGCGAGGTCGCCCATTTCCGCTTCGACGTGGTCGTCCTGGACCTCGGACTGCCCGACCTGGACGGCTCCGAGGCCCTGAAGATGCTCCGTGGCGTCACCGACGTGCCGGTCATCGTCGCCACCGCCCGGGACGACGAGACCGAGATCGTCCGGCTGCTCAACGCCGGGGCGGACGACTATCTGACCAAGCCGTTCTCCGTCGAGCACCTGTGCGCCCGGATGGCCGCCGTGCTGCGCCGGGCCCGCTCCGGCGGCGCGGAGGTGCCGCCCTCGTCCGTGCTCCGGGTCGGCGGCCTGACCGTCGACCCGCTGCGCCGCCAGGCCGGGCTGGACGGCGTCCGGCTCGACCTCACCCGCCGCGAGTTCGACCTGCTCGCCTTCCTCGCCGCCCGGCCCGGTGTCGTCGTGGCGCGCCGGGAACTCCTCGCCGAGGTCTGGCGGCAGTCCTACGGCGACGACCAGACCATCGACGTCCATCTGTCCTGGCTGCGCCGCAAGCTGGGCGAGACGGCCGCCCGCCCGCGCTATCTGCACACCCTCCGAGGCGTCGGCGTCAAACTCGAACCCCCCGCTTCCCACCCCTCCTCGGGCGGCGGGCCGCGATGA
- a CDS encoding HAMP domain-containing sensor histidine kinase, with product MRWALVKVCLAVTTMVVVAFAVPLGLVVKETARDRAFSNAEREAAAVAPALSITTDRDQLERVVASAGAGSRMAVHLPADGGRPALDLGRRRAAARDVRAVRRLGRASTAAVPGGSTLLQPVALGSGAIAVVEVYVPESEMTNGVGTAWAVLAAVGLALIAGSVAVADRLGVRMVRPARRLVEGARELGEGKLGARVPEDGPTELRLAASAFNAMADQVVRLLANERELAADLSHRLRTPLTVLRLNAASLGGGPAAEQTRAAVAQLEREVDTIIRTAREAKPQTAAPGPGAGCDAAEVVRERMEFWSALAEDEGRKWRVAGVDRPVRLPVARADLAAALDALLGNVFRHTAEGTAFAVDVHNGEDAVIVLVSDAGPGIPDPEAAMARGRGSGHTGSTGLGLDIVRRLAESTGGDVRIGASVLGGTEVRIRFQPSGRGPVGRGPRRAVRRRRPGRRTVAFNRPRSLP from the coding sequence ATGAGGTGGGCCCTGGTCAAGGTCTGTCTCGCGGTGACCACGATGGTCGTCGTCGCCTTCGCCGTCCCGCTCGGCCTGGTCGTCAAGGAGACGGCCCGCGACCGCGCCTTCTCCAACGCCGAGCGGGAGGCCGCCGCGGTCGCGCCCGCGCTGTCCATCACCACCGACCGGGACCAGCTGGAGCGGGTCGTGGCCTCGGCCGGGGCCGGCTCCCGGATGGCCGTCCACCTGCCCGCCGACGGCGGCCGGCCCGCGCTGGACCTGGGCCGGCGGCGCGCCGCCGCCCGGGACGTCCGGGCCGTGCGCCGACTCGGCCGCGCCTCCACCGCCGCCGTGCCCGGCGGCTCCACCCTGCTCCAGCCGGTCGCCCTCGGCTCCGGCGCGATCGCGGTGGTCGAGGTGTACGTCCCCGAGTCCGAGATGACCAACGGCGTCGGCACGGCCTGGGCGGTGCTCGCCGCCGTCGGCCTGGCGCTGATCGCCGGCTCGGTCGCCGTCGCCGACCGGCTCGGCGTGCGCATGGTGCGACCCGCGCGACGGCTGGTGGAGGGCGCGCGCGAGCTGGGCGAGGGCAAGCTGGGCGCCCGGGTGCCGGAGGACGGGCCGACCGAACTCAGGCTGGCCGCCAGCGCCTTCAACGCCATGGCCGACCAGGTCGTGCGGCTCCTCGCCAACGAACGCGAGCTGGCGGCCGACCTCTCGCACCGGCTGCGCACCCCGCTCACCGTGCTCCGGCTGAACGCGGCCTCCCTCGGCGGCGGACCCGCCGCCGAGCAGACCCGGGCCGCCGTCGCCCAGTTGGAGCGCGAGGTCGACACCATCATCCGCACCGCCCGGGAGGCCAAGCCGCAGACCGCCGCCCCCGGACCCGGCGCCGGCTGCGACGCGGCCGAAGTGGTGCGTGAACGCATGGAGTTCTGGTCCGCGCTGGCCGAGGACGAGGGCCGCAAGTGGCGGGTGGCCGGGGTGGACCGGCCGGTGCGCCTGCCCGTGGCCCGCGCCGACCTGGCCGCCGCCCTCGACGCCCTGCTCGGTAACGTCTTCCGGCACACCGCCGAGGGCACCGCCTTCGCGGTAGACGTGCACAACGGCGAGGACGCGGTGATCGTGCTCGTCTCCGACGCGGGCCCCGGCATACCCGACCCGGAGGCGGCGATGGCCCGCGGCCGGGGCTCGGGACACACCGGCTCCACCGGACTCGGCCTGGACATCGTCCGCCGGCTCGCCGAGTCCACCGGCGGCGACGTACGCATCGGCGCCTCGGTGCTGGGCGGCACGGAGGTGCGGATCCGGTTCCAGCCGTCCGGAAGAGGGCCGGTGGGCCGAGGACCGCGGCGCGCCGTGCGCAGACGCCGGCCGGGCAGAAGGACCGTCGCCTTTAACCGTCCCCGATCCCTTCCTTAA
- a CDS encoding cellulose binding domain-containing protein, which produces MSTHRRRISGRNKAIGGLLAAAVIGGGAVLLTGTASAAGVNAAYTRTSDWSTGYTAQYVVTNTTGQTEKTWTLEFDLTAGATLSSLWNGESSVSGRHVTVKPAAWDTTGLAPGKSVTVGFVVNGGGDPTGCRIDGAQCAADGGATPEPSGRPTQTTPAPTPTKTSTPTQTPAPTPTQSTGTGTADTAGFAPYVDTSLYPAFDLLGAADATGVKNYNLAFVTDGGGCTPKWGGVTDLTADAVAAQIGALRAKGGDVRVSFGGASGSELATTCSSADALATAYGKAVDAFKLTKVDFDVEGGALPDKAANTRRAQAVAKLQARHPGLDVSFTLPVMPEGLTQDGVGLLADAKANGVKITTVNIMAMDYGASYSGDMGGYAEQAATATQAQVKSVLGLSDAAAWKAVAVTPMIGVNDVSSEVFKVEDATQLVDFAKAKGLGWLSMWSATRDKSCAGGPKPSADPVCSSLTQDPYAFSKAFGAYR; this is translated from the coding sequence ATGAGCACGCACCGGCGCAGGATCAGTGGCAGGAACAAGGCGATAGGCGGCCTGCTGGCCGCGGCCGTGATCGGCGGCGGCGCGGTCCTGCTCACCGGCACCGCCAGCGCGGCCGGGGTGAACGCCGCGTACACCAGGACCAGCGACTGGTCCACGGGCTACACCGCCCAGTACGTCGTCACCAACACCACCGGGCAGACCGAGAAGACCTGGACGCTGGAGTTCGACCTGACCGCGGGCGCCACGCTCTCCTCCCTCTGGAACGGCGAGTCGAGCGTCAGCGGCCGGCACGTCACCGTGAAGCCGGCCGCCTGGGACACCACCGGGCTGGCCCCGGGCAAGTCGGTGACCGTCGGCTTCGTGGTCAACGGCGGCGGCGACCCCACCGGCTGCCGCATCGACGGAGCCCAGTGCGCCGCGGACGGCGGCGCCACCCCCGAGCCCAGCGGCCGTCCCACCCAGACCACCCCGGCCCCCACCCCCACCAAGACGAGCACGCCCACCCAGACCCCCGCCCCCACCCCCACCCAGAGCACCGGCACCGGCACCGCCGACACCGCCGGCTTCGCGCCCTACGTCGACACCTCCCTCTACCCGGCCTTCGACCTGCTCGGCGCGGCCGACGCCACCGGGGTGAAGAACTACAACCTCGCCTTCGTCACCGACGGCGGCGGCTGCACCCCGAAGTGGGGCGGGGTCACGGACCTGACCGCGGACGCCGTGGCCGCGCAGATCGGCGCGCTGCGCGCCAAGGGCGGTGACGTCCGGGTCTCCTTCGGCGGTGCCTCCGGCTCCGAGCTGGCCACCACCTGCTCCTCCGCGGACGCGCTCGCGACGGCGTACGGCAAGGCGGTCGACGCGTTCAAGCTGACCAAGGTGGACTTCGACGTCGAGGGCGGCGCGCTGCCCGACAAGGCGGCCAACACCCGCCGCGCCCAGGCCGTCGCCAAGCTCCAGGCGCGCCATCCCGGCCTGGACGTCTCCTTCACCCTCCCGGTGATGCCCGAGGGCCTCACCCAGGACGGCGTCGGCCTCCTCGCCGACGCCAAGGCCAACGGCGTGAAGATCACCACCGTCAACATCATGGCGATGGACTACGGCGCCTCGTACAGCGGTGACATGGGCGGTTACGCCGAGCAGGCCGCGACCGCCACCCAGGCCCAGGTCAAGAGCGTGCTCGGGCTGTCCGACGCCGCCGCCTGGAAGGCCGTCGCCGTCACCCCGATGATCGGCGTCAACGACGTCTCCTCCGAGGTGTTCAAGGTCGAGGACGCCACCCAGCTGGTGGACTTCGCCAAGGCCAAGGGCCTCGGCTGGCTGTCCATGTGGTCCGCGACCCGGGACAAGAGCTGCGCGGGCGGCCCCAAGCCCTCCGCCGACCCCGTGTGCAGCTCCCTCACCCAGGACCCCTACGCCTTCTCGAAGGCGTTCGGCGCCTACAGGTGA
- a CDS encoding GH1 family beta-glucosidase → MPEPMTKTFPPAFLWGAATSAYQIEGAVGEDGRTPSIWDTFSHTPGRTAGGETGDIAVDHYHRYRDDVALMAELGLTAYRFSVSWPRVQPTGRGPAVQRGLDFYRRLVDELLEHGIKPALTLYHWDLPQELEDAGGWPERDTAFRFAEYARLVGEALGDRVEQWITLNEPWCSAFLGYGSGVHAPGRTDPAASLRAAHHLNLGHGLAVSALRAAMPAGNRIGISLNSSVVRPLSQDPADLAAARRIDDLANGVFHGPMLHGAYPESLLQATRSVTDWSHVLDTDLRTINAPLDALGLNYYTPALVSAAPGEIKGPRPDGHGSSEHSPWPCADDILFHQTPGERTEMGWTIDPTGLYDLIMRYTREAPGLPLYITENGAAYDDKPDPDGRVHDPERIAYLHGHLSEVRRALADGADVRGYYLWSLMDNFEWAYGYGKRFGAVYVDYATLERTPKSSAHWYGEAARTGALPPVPAV, encoded by the coding sequence ATGCCCGAACCGATGACGAAGACCTTTCCGCCCGCCTTCCTCTGGGGCGCCGCGACCTCGGCGTACCAGATCGAGGGGGCGGTGGGGGAGGACGGCCGCACCCCGTCGATCTGGGACACCTTCAGCCACACACCGGGCCGCACGGCCGGCGGCGAGACCGGGGACATCGCGGTCGACCACTATCACCGCTACCGCGACGACGTGGCGCTGATGGCGGAGCTGGGCCTGACCGCGTACCGCTTCTCCGTGTCCTGGCCCCGGGTGCAGCCGACGGGCCGGGGTCCGGCGGTCCAGCGCGGCCTGGACTTCTACCGCCGGCTGGTGGACGAGCTGCTGGAGCACGGCATCAAGCCGGCGCTCACGCTCTACCACTGGGACCTCCCGCAGGAGCTGGAGGACGCGGGCGGCTGGCCGGAGCGGGACACCGCGTTCCGCTTCGCCGAGTACGCGCGGCTGGTCGGTGAGGCGCTGGGCGACCGGGTGGAGCAGTGGATCACCCTCAACGAGCCCTGGTGCAGCGCCTTCCTGGGCTACGGCTCCGGGGTGCACGCGCCCGGCCGTACCGACCCGGCGGCCTCCCTGCGCGCCGCGCACCATCTGAACCTCGGGCACGGACTGGCCGTGTCGGCGCTGCGGGCGGCGATGCCGGCCGGCAACCGGATCGGGATCAGCCTCAACTCCTCGGTGGTGCGCCCGCTCAGCCAGGACCCGGCCGACCTGGCCGCCGCCCGCCGCATCGACGATCTGGCCAACGGGGTCTTCCACGGTCCGATGCTGCACGGTGCGTACCCGGAGTCGCTGCTTCAGGCCACGCGCTCGGTGACGGACTGGAGTCACGTCCTGGACACCGACCTGCGCACGATCAACGCGCCGCTGGACGCGCTGGGCCTGAACTACTACACACCGGCGCTGGTCTCCGCCGCGCCCGGCGAGATCAAGGGCCCCCGCCCGGACGGCCACGGCTCCAGCGAGCACTCCCCCTGGCCGTGCGCCGACGACATCCTGTTCCACCAGACGCCGGGCGAGCGCACGGAGATGGGCTGGACCATCGATCCGACGGGCCTGTACGACCTGATCATGCGCTACACGCGCGAGGCGCCGGGCCTGCCGCTGTACATCACCGAGAACGGCGCGGCCTACGACGACAAGCCCGACCCGGACGGCCGGGTGCACGATCCCGAGCGCATCGCCTATCTGCACGGCCATCTGTCGGAGGTGCGCCGCGCCCTGGCCGACGGCGCCGATGTGCGCGGCTACTACCTGTGGTCCCTGATGGACAACTTCGAGTGGGCGTACGGCTACGGCAAGCGGTTCGGCGCGGTCTACGTGGACTACGCGACGCTGGAGCGGACGCCGAAGTCCAGCGCCCACTGGTACGGCGAGGCGGCCCGCACGGGAGCGCTGCCGCCGGTGCCGGCCGTCTAG
- a CDS encoding LacI family DNA-binding transcriptional regulator, with amino-acid sequence MSPAEQPQPYRTADVRRPTLNAVAARAGVGRGTVSRVINGSPKVSDHSRAAVERAIAELGYVPNRAARSLATRRTDSVALVVPDAESRLFAEPYFSEIILGVSAGLSSAGLQLLLVLTGDETEYGRLAGYLAAQRVDGVLLMAVHAEDTLPDRLAELAVPTVLAGRRGETERLGHVRADNRGGARLAVRHLLAGGRRTVATITGPLDMDAARARLDGYRDALRDAGVAVTQELVAAGDFTEQGGRAAMRELLRRRPDLDAVFAASDVMASGAVQELRAAGRRIPGDVALVGFDDSIVARHIDPPLTSVRQPLAEMGRTMATLLLEEIAQHGMCRRGVVLPTELVVRESA; translated from the coding sequence ATGAGTCCTGCCGAACAGCCGCAGCCGTACCGGACGGCGGACGTCCGGCGACCGACCCTGAACGCCGTGGCCGCCCGGGCCGGCGTGGGGCGCGGCACGGTCTCCCGGGTCATCAACGGCTCCCCCAAGGTCAGCGACCACTCCCGGGCGGCCGTCGAGCGGGCGATCGCGGAACTCGGCTACGTCCCCAACCGCGCCGCCCGCTCCCTGGCCACCCGCCGCACGGACTCGGTCGCGCTGGTCGTGCCCGACGCCGAGAGCCGGCTCTTCGCCGAGCCGTACTTCTCGGAGATCATCCTGGGCGTGTCCGCCGGACTCTCCAGCGCGGGGCTGCAGTTGCTGCTGGTCCTCACGGGCGACGAGACCGAGTACGGCCGGCTGGCCGGCTATCTGGCCGCGCAACGGGTGGACGGCGTGCTGCTGATGGCGGTGCACGCCGAGGACACCCTGCCCGACCGGCTCGCGGAGCTGGCCGTGCCGACCGTGCTGGCCGGACGCCGGGGCGAGACGGAGCGGCTCGGCCATGTCCGCGCGGACAACCGGGGCGGGGCCCGGCTCGCCGTGCGGCACCTGCTCGCGGGCGGCCGGCGGACCGTCGCCACCATCACCGGCCCGCTGGACATGGACGCGGCGCGGGCCCGGCTCGACGGCTACCGGGACGCGCTGCGGGACGCCGGGGTCGCCGTCACGCAGGAGCTGGTGGCGGCCGGTGACTTCACCGAGCAGGGCGGACGCGCGGCCATGCGGGAACTGCTGCGCCGGCGCCCGGACCTCGATGCCGTGTTCGCGGCCTCGGACGTGATGGCCTCGGGCGCGGTGCAGGAACTGCGCGCGGCGGGCCGCCGGATCCCGGGAGACGTGGCGCTGGTCGGCTTCGACGACTCCATCGTGGCCCGGCACATCGACCCGCCGCTGACCAGCGTCCGCCAGCCGCTGGCGGAGATGGGCCGCACGATGGCGACCCTGCTGCTGGAGGAGATCGCCCAGCACGGCATGTGCCGGCGCGGGGTGGTGCTGCCGACCGAGCTGGTGGTGCGGGAGTCGGCCTGA
- a CDS encoding ABC transporter substrate-binding protein, producing the protein MRITRTGGGHGRRAAVVATTALTASALLLTGCSSDDGESGDTDANGNITLTVADYGQFGYKEAKLFEKYHELHPNITVKEETTASEQDYYPKLLQQLNTGSGLADVTGIEVGRIKEVVDTQAAKFTDLSKTINVADWVSWKAKQATAKDGTVIGAGTDIGPMSLCYRKDLFEKAGLPTDRAAVAKAVAGGWEDYLKLGEQYKKKAPSGTYFMDSASAMYNAVVSSSGKQYYDADGKAVYKDSPSVQQGWNLAAEAADKKLSQGLPQFTDAWFAALRKGSVATVACPAWMSTQIVTYSGDSYKGKWDISRAPGSTAANWGGSFLTVPKSGKHVKEASELVKWLTAPEQQAAVFKAAGIFPSNQKAYELPDVKNAKLPYFSDAPIGEIYAGEAKTIPEAVLGPKDGVIKDTISTQINNMEQRGTKPDDAWKAATETLDKALG; encoded by the coding sequence ATGCGCATCACCCGTACCGGCGGTGGTCACGGCCGCAGAGCAGCGGTCGTGGCCACGACGGCCCTGACCGCCTCCGCCCTGCTGCTGACCGGCTGCAGCAGCGACGACGGCGAGTCGGGGGACACGGACGCCAACGGCAACATCACCCTCACGGTGGCCGACTACGGACAGTTCGGCTACAAGGAAGCCAAGCTGTTCGAGAAGTACCACGAGCTGCACCCGAACATCACGGTCAAGGAAGAGACCACCGCCAGCGAGCAGGACTACTACCCGAAGCTCCTTCAGCAGCTGAACACGGGCAGCGGCCTGGCGGACGTCACCGGCATCGAGGTCGGGCGCATCAAGGAGGTCGTCGACACCCAGGCGGCCAAGTTCACCGACCTCAGCAAGACGATCAACGTCGCCGACTGGGTGTCCTGGAAGGCGAAGCAGGCCACCGCCAAGGACGGCACGGTGATCGGCGCCGGCACCGACATCGGCCCGATGTCCCTGTGCTACCGCAAGGACCTCTTCGAGAAGGCGGGCCTGCCCACCGACCGCGCGGCCGTCGCCAAGGCCGTCGCCGGCGGCTGGGAGGACTACCTCAAGCTCGGCGAGCAGTACAAGAAGAAGGCGCCGTCCGGCACGTACTTCATGGACTCCGCCTCCGCGATGTACAACGCGGTCGTCTCCTCCTCCGGCAAGCAGTACTACGACGCCGACGGCAAGGCCGTCTACAAGGACAGCCCGTCCGTCCAGCAGGGCTGGAACCTGGCCGCGGAGGCCGCCGACAAGAAGCTCAGCCAGGGCCTGCCGCAGTTCACCGACGCCTGGTTCGCGGCGCTGCGCAAGGGCAGCGTGGCCACCGTGGCCTGCCCCGCCTGGATGTCCACCCAGATCGTCACCTACTCCGGTGACAGCTACAAGGGCAAGTGGGACATCTCCCGCGCGCCCGGTTCCACGGCGGCCAACTGGGGCGGCTCCTTCCTGACCGTTCCCAAGAGCGGCAAGCATGTCAAGGAGGCGAGCGAGCTGGTCAAGTGGCTGACCGCCCCGGAGCAGCAGGCCGCGGTGTTCAAGGCCGCCGGCATCTTCCCGTCGAACCAGAAGGCATACGAACTGCCGGACGTGAAGAACGCCAAGCTCCCGTACTTCAGTGACGCCCCCATCGGCGAGATCTACGCCGGAGAGGCCAAGACCATCCCCGAGGCGGTGCTCGGCCCGAAGGACGGCGTGATCAAGGACACGATCTCCACCCAGATCAACAACATGGAGCAGCGGGGCACCAAGCCCGACGACGCCTGGAAGGCCGCGACCGAGACGCTGGACAAGGCGCTCGGCTGA
- a CDS encoding sugar ABC transporter permease produces the protein MATTTPSRGAYTPPPGGSGAASSGRGTWRSRLWRFDDKASPYAYIAPFFLIFGAFGLYPLLYTGWISLHRVEMTGLDQSEWVGLDNFARILQDAEFWTAVFNTFVIGVISTVPQLLVALGLAHLLNYKLRASTFWRTVILTPYATSVATAALVFALVFRADGGILNWVLHFFGAGNINWGNGTWTSKIAISVIVIWRWTGYNALIYLAAMQAVPSDLYEAASIDGASRWQQFRKVTIPSLRPTILFTIVISTIGSMQLFGEPLLLQGGTLGSIGGSEHQYETLSIYLFNYGWKLGHLGPAAAVAWAMLVLLLLIALINWIVGRFMRKNAA, from the coding sequence GTGGCAACGACAACCCCCTCCCGGGGTGCCTACACCCCGCCGCCCGGCGGCTCCGGCGCAGCGTCGAGCGGACGCGGCACATGGCGCAGCCGGCTGTGGCGCTTCGACGACAAGGCGTCGCCGTACGCCTACATCGCCCCCTTCTTCCTGATCTTCGGCGCCTTCGGGCTCTACCCGCTCCTCTACACCGGCTGGATCTCCCTGCACCGGGTGGAGATGACGGGCCTGGACCAGTCCGAGTGGGTCGGCCTGGACAACTTCGCCAGGATCCTCCAGGACGCCGAGTTCTGGACGGCCGTCTTCAACACCTTCGTCATCGGCGTCATCTCCACCGTCCCGCAGCTGCTGGTGGCCCTGGGCCTGGCCCATCTGCTCAACTACAAGCTGCGCGCCAGTACCTTCTGGCGGACCGTCATCCTCACCCCGTACGCCACCTCGGTCGCCACGGCCGCGCTGGTCTTCGCGCTGGTCTTCCGCGCCGACGGCGGCATCCTCAACTGGGTGCTGCACTTCTTCGGCGCCGGCAACATCAACTGGGGCAACGGGACCTGGACGTCCAAGATCGCCATCTCGGTCATCGTGATCTGGCGGTGGACCGGCTACAACGCCCTCATCTACCTGGCCGCGATGCAGGCCGTGCCCAGCGATCTGTACGAGGCCGCGTCCATCGACGGGGCGTCGCGCTGGCAGCAGTTCCGCAAGGTGACCATTCCCTCGCTGCGGCCGACGATCCTGTTCACCATCGTCATCTCGACCATCGGCTCGATGCAGTTGTTCGGTGAGCCGCTGCTGCTCCAGGGCGGCACCCTCGGCTCGATCGGCGGCAGCGAGCACCAGTACGAGACGCTCAGCATCTACCTCTTCAACTACGGCTGGAAGCTGGGGCATCTGGGACCGGCGGCGGCCGTGGCCTGGGCCATGCTCGTCCTGCTGCTGCTGATCGCCCTGATCAACTGGATCGTCGGCCGGTTCATGCGCAAGAACGCGGCCTGA